One Coccinella septempunctata chromosome 1, icCocSept1.1, whole genome shotgun sequence DNA window includes the following coding sequences:
- the LOC123307813 gene encoding uncharacterized protein LOC123307813, producing MGDRSLKVLFYADDGVVVAGNEDAVQCLLYKMKISAEKFNMSISINKTQSMVISKNPIRCKLAVDSGIIQQVSRFNYLETNISCERNLLEEARTQSIKASRVSGYLRDIVWRNKAMSSQSKTRIYKTCVRPILTYASETRAETSKTKSIMRTTEMKILRTIKGVTLRDRIRSDIRAELGVQDVVRWVRTRKRFSRDLVERMPEDRWAKWAKNQKPNKRRPVGKPPKRWYVRELEFSIGGRSQKRAKCTGLNRTWSY from the coding sequence ATGGGTGACCGATCCCTAAAGGTGTTGTTTTACGCAGACGATGGTGTTGTCGTAGCAGGAAATGAAGATGCCGTGCAATGTCTATTATATAAGATGAAAATATCcgctgaaaaatttaatatgagCATTTCCATCAACAAGACACAATCAATGGTCATCTCTAAAAATCCTATTAGATGCAAATTGGCAGTCGATAGTGGAATAATACAGCAGGTATCAAGATTCAATTACCTGGAAACAAATATATCGTGTGAAAGAAACCTATTAGAAGAGGCACGAACACAATCGATAAAGGCATCGAGAGTCAGCGGCTATCTGAGAGATATAGTGTGGAGGAACAAAGCGATGAGTTCACAGAGCAAGACCAGAATCTACAAAACGTGTGTAAGACCTATTCTCACGTAtgcctcagaaactagagccgaAACATCGAAAACAAAAAGCATAATGAGAACCACAGAGATGAAAATATTGCGAACCATCAAGGGAGTCACTCTAAGGGACCGAATAAGAAGTGACATAAGAGCAGAATTGGGCGTACAGGATGTGGTGAGATGGGTCAGGACACGAAAACGGTTCTCGAGGGATCTCGTAGAAAGAATGCCAGAAGACAGATGGGCAAAGTGGGCTAAAAATCAGAAACCGAACAAACGCAGACCTGTAGGAAAACCACCAAAAAGGTGGTACGTACGAGAGTTGGAGTTCAGTATCGGAGGAAGATCCCAGAAGAGGGCCAAATGTACAGGATTGAACAGGAC